One part of the Eptesicus fuscus isolate TK198812 chromosome 20, DD_ASM_mEF_20220401, whole genome shotgun sequence genome encodes these proteins:
- the HSD17B1 gene encoding 17-beta-hydroxysteroid dehydrogenase type 1 translates to MDRTVVLITGCSSGIGLHLALRLAADPSRSFKVYATLRDLSTQGPLWEAAGSQGCPPGSLKTLQLDVQDADSVAAARARVTEGRVDVLVCNAGRGLHGPIEVHSAEAVGSVLDVNLVGMVQMLQAFLPDMKRRRSGRILVTGSMGGLMGLPFNAVYCASKFAIEGLCESLAVLLPPFGIHVSLIECGPVRTAFQGKVQDGLGAVLDSADAQTRDLFSQYQRHFEQVFREAAQDPEEVTEVFLTALRAPQPALRYFASERILPLVRLRLADPSGCSYVAAMHRTVFGDKSAQGPEGAQAEPGAGELGGPEFSASPAAPK, encoded by the exons ATGGACCGCACAGTGGTGCTCATCACCGGCTGCTCCTCGGGCATCGGCCTGCACCTGGCCCTGCGTCTGGCGGCAGACCCTTCCCGGAGCTTCAAAG TGTATGCCACTTTACGGGACCTGAGCACGCAGGGCCcactgtgggaggcagccgggtCCCAGGGGTGCCCGCCCGGCTCCCTGAAGACGTTGCAGCTGGACGTGCAGGACGCAGAttccgtggctgctgccagggcACGTGTGACTGAGGGCCGCGTGGACGTGCTGG TGTGCAACGCGGGCCGGGGCCTGCACGGGCCGATCGAGGTGCACTCGGCGGAGGCCGTGGGCTCTGTGCTGGACGTGAACTTGGTCGGGATGGTGCAGATGCTTCAGGCCTTCCTGCCGGACATGAAGCGCCGCCGCTCAGGACGCATATTGGTGACTGGGAGCATGGGAGGCCTGATGG GGCTGCCCTTCAACGCTGTTTACTGTGCCAGCAAGTTCGCGATCGAAGGTTTATGCGAGAGTCTGGCGGTGCTGCTGCCCCCCTTCGGGATCCA TGTGAGCCTCATCGAGTGCGGCCCGGTGCGCACCGCCTTCCAGGGCAAAGTCCAGGACGGCCTCGGCGCGGTGCTGGACAGTGCAGATGCCCAGACCCGAGACCTTTTCTCCCAATACCAGCGCCACTTCGAGCAGGTCTTCCGCGAAGCGGCGCAGGACCCAGAGGAGGTGACAGAg GTCTTCCTCACCGCGCTGCGCGCCCCGCAGCCAGCCCTGCGCTACTTCGCCTCCGAGCGCATCCTGCCCCTGGTGCGGCTGCGCCTCGCTGACCCCAGCGGCTGCAGCTATGTCGCCGCCATGCACCGCACAGTGTTCGGTGACAAGTCCGCCCAGGGTCCGGAAGGTGCTCAGGCGGAGCCTGGAGCGGGAGAACTAGGGGGCCCTGAGTTCAGCGCGTCTCCAGCTGCCCCGAAATAA
- the COASY gene encoding bifunctional coenzyme A synthase isoform X3: MRKPSPRAQPRGAVYQAPSPPPGLGSMALFRSGLLVLTTPLASLAPRLAPILTSAARLVNETLYVHLQPGMSLEGPAQPLSTPVQATFEVLDFISYFYAGANVHPHLDIRILLTNIRTKSAFLPPLASSVQNLAHPPEVVLTDFQTLDGSQYNPVKQQLQRYATSCYSCCPTLTSVLLYPDYESGELPVEVSLPSTIRPSSPVARSPKQPVRGYHRGAVGGTFDRLHNAHKVLLSVSCILAQEQLVVGVADKDLLKSKLLPELLQSYAERVEHLSEFLVDIKPSLAFDIIPLLDPYGPAGSDPSLEFLVVSEETYRGGMAVNRFRLDNDLEELTLFQIQLMQDLSHRENEEDKISSSSARQRMLGNLLRPPYMRSELPAGLYVIGLTGISGSGKSSVAQRLKGLGAYVIDCDQLGHRAYAPGGPAYQSVVQAFGTDILHKDGIINRKVLGSRVFGNKKHLKKLTDIMWPVIAMLAREEMDLAVAEGKQVCVIEAAVLLEAGWQSMVHEVWTIVIPETEAVRRITERDGLSEAAAQSRLQSQMSGQQLVDQSHVVLSTLWEPHVTQLQVEKAWALLQKRINAIQPF, from the exons atgaggaaaccgagtccTAGAGCCCAGCCCCGAGGCGCGGTTTACCaggccccgtcccctcccccgg GCCTGGGCAGCATGGCTTTATTCCGGTCGGGCCTCCTGGTGCTGACGACGCCGCTGGCCTCCCTGGCCCCTCGCCTGGCCCCTATCCTGACCTCTGCGGCCCGGCTCGTGAATGAGACACTCTATGTACACCTGCAGCCGGGCATGAgcctggagggcccagctcagcccctgtCCACCCCCGTGCAGGCCACATTTGAGGTTCTGGATTTCATCTCGTACTTCTATGCTGGCGCCAACGTGCACCCGCACCTGGACATCAGAATTCTGCTAACCAATATCCGAACCAAGAgcgcctttctccctcccctggccagctccGTTCAGAATCTGGCCCACCCGCCGGAGGTGGTGCTGACCGACTTCCAGACCCTGGATGGAAGCCAGTACAATCCGGTCAAGCAACAGTTGCAGCGTTATGCCACCAGCTGTTACAGTTGTTGTCCAACACTTACTTCAGTGCTGCTGTACCCTGATTATGAGTCTGGAGAACTGCCTGTGGAGGTCTCCTTACCCTCCACCATCAGGCCATCCTCCCCTGTGGCCAGATCTCCAAAGCAGCCGGTGCGTGGCTACCATcgtggggctgtgggtggcacGTTTGACCGCCTGCACAATGCCCACAAGGTGTTGCTCAGTGTCTCCTGCATCCTGGCCCAGGAGCAGCTTGTGGTGGGAGTAGCAGACAAAGACCTTTTGAAGA GCAAGTTGCTCCCTGAGCTGCTCCAATCCTACGCAGAACGTGTGGAGCATCTGAGTGAGTTCCTGGTGGACATCAAGCCCTCCTTGGCTTTTGATATCATCCCCCTGCTGGACCCCTATGGGCCTGCTGGCTCTGACCCCTCCCTGGAGTTCCTGGTGGTCAGCGAGGAGACCTATCGTGGGGGGATGGCCGTCAACCGCTTCCGCCTTGACAAT GACCTGGAGGAGCTTACCTTGTTCCAGATCCAGCTAATGCAAGACCTAAGCCACAGGGAGAATGAAGAGGACAAAATCAGCTCCTCCAGCGCCCGCCAGCGAATGCTGGGAAACCTGCTTCGGCCTCCATAT ATGAGGTCAGAGCTCCCTGCTGGTCTCTACGTGATTGGGCTGACAGGCATAAGTGGCTCTGGAAAGAGCTCAGTAGCTCAGCGGCTGAAGGGCCTGGGGGCGTATGTCATCGATTGTGACCAGCTGGGCCATCGGGCCTATGCCCCGGGTGGTCCTGCCTACCAGTCCGTGGTGCAAGCCTTTGGAACAG ATATTCTCCATAAAGATGGCATTATCAATAGGAAGGTCCTGGGCAGCCGGGTTTTTGGGAACAAG AAGCACCTGAAGAAGCTCACGGACATTATGTGGCCGGTTATCGCAATGCTGGCCCGAGAGGAGATGGATCTGGCTGTGGCTGAGG GAAAGCAGGTATGCGTGATTGAAGCTGCCGTGCTCCTTGAAGCCGGCTGGCAGAGCATGGTGCATGAGGTGTGGACCATTGTCATCCCTGAGACTGAG GCTGTACGACGAATTACGGAGAGGGATGGCCTGAGTGAGGCTGCAGCTCAAAGCCGGCTGCAGAGCCAGATGAGCGGACAGCAGCTTGTGGACCAGAGCCACGTGGTGCTAAGCACCTTATGGGAGCCGCATGTCACCCAGCTCCAG GTGGAGAAAGCCTGGGCCCTCCTGCAGAAGCGCATAAATGCCATCCAGCCATTCTGA
- the COASY gene encoding bifunctional coenzyme A synthase isoform X2 produces MALFRSGLLVLTTPLASLAPRLAPILTSAARLVNETLYVHLQPGMSLEGPAQPLSTPVQATFEVLDFISYFYAGANVHPHLDIRILLTNIRTKSAFLPPLASSVQNLAHPPEVVLTDFQTLDGSQYNPVKQQLQRYATSCYSCCPTLTSVLLYPDYESGELPVEVSLPSTIRPSSPVARSPKQPVRGYHRGAVGGTFDRLHNAHKVLLSVSCILAQEQLVVGVADKDLLKSKLLPELLQSYAERVEHLSEFLVDIKPSLAFDIIPLLDPYGPAGSDPSLEFLVVSEETYRGGMAVNRFRLDNDLEELTLFQIQLMQDLSHRENEEDKISSSSARQRMLGNLLRPPYKHLKKLTDIMWPVIAMLAREEMDLAVAEGKQVCVIEAAVLLEAGWQSMVHEVWTIVIPETEAVRRITERDGLSEAAAQSRLQSQMSGQQLVDQSHVVLSTLWEPHVTQLQVEKAWALLQKRINAIQPF; encoded by the exons ATGGCTTTATTCCGGTCGGGCCTCCTGGTGCTGACGACGCCGCTGGCCTCCCTGGCCCCTCGCCTGGCCCCTATCCTGACCTCTGCGGCCCGGCTCGTGAATGAGACACTCTATGTACACCTGCAGCCGGGCATGAgcctggagggcccagctcagcccctgtCCACCCCCGTGCAGGCCACATTTGAGGTTCTGGATTTCATCTCGTACTTCTATGCTGGCGCCAACGTGCACCCGCACCTGGACATCAGAATTCTGCTAACCAATATCCGAACCAAGAgcgcctttctccctcccctggccagctccGTTCAGAATCTGGCCCACCCGCCGGAGGTGGTGCTGACCGACTTCCAGACCCTGGATGGAAGCCAGTACAATCCGGTCAAGCAACAGTTGCAGCGTTATGCCACCAGCTGTTACAGTTGTTGTCCAACACTTACTTCAGTGCTGCTGTACCCTGATTATGAGTCTGGAGAACTGCCTGTGGAGGTCTCCTTACCCTCCACCATCAGGCCATCCTCCCCTGTGGCCAGATCTCCAAAGCAGCCGGTGCGTGGCTACCATcgtggggctgtgggtggcacGTTTGACCGCCTGCACAATGCCCACAAGGTGTTGCTCAGTGTCTCCTGCATCCTGGCCCAGGAGCAGCTTGTGGTGGGAGTAGCAGACAAAGACCTTTTGAAGA GCAAGTTGCTCCCTGAGCTGCTCCAATCCTACGCAGAACGTGTGGAGCATCTGAGTGAGTTCCTGGTGGACATCAAGCCCTCCTTGGCTTTTGATATCATCCCCCTGCTGGACCCCTATGGGCCTGCTGGCTCTGACCCCTCCCTGGAGTTCCTGGTGGTCAGCGAGGAGACCTATCGTGGGGGGATGGCCGTCAACCGCTTCCGCCTTGACAAT GACCTGGAGGAGCTTACCTTGTTCCAGATCCAGCTAATGCAAGACCTAAGCCACAGGGAGAATGAAGAGGACAAAATCAGCTCCTCCAGCGCCCGCCAGCGAATGCTGGGAAACCTGCTTCGGCCTCCATAT AAGCACCTGAAGAAGCTCACGGACATTATGTGGCCGGTTATCGCAATGCTGGCCCGAGAGGAGATGGATCTGGCTGTGGCTGAGG GAAAGCAGGTATGCGTGATTGAAGCTGCCGTGCTCCTTGAAGCCGGCTGGCAGAGCATGGTGCATGAGGTGTGGACCATTGTCATCCCTGAGACTGAG GCTGTACGACGAATTACGGAGAGGGATGGCCTGAGTGAGGCTGCAGCTCAAAGCCGGCTGCAGAGCCAGATGAGCGGACAGCAGCTTGTGGACCAGAGCCACGTGGTGCTAAGCACCTTATGGGAGCCGCATGTCACCCAGCTCCAG GTGGAGAAAGCCTGGGCCCTCCTGCAGAAGCGCATAAATGCCATCCAGCCATTCTGA
- the COASY gene encoding bifunctional coenzyme A synthase isoform X1 yields the protein MALFRSGLLVLTTPLASLAPRLAPILTSAARLVNETLYVHLQPGMSLEGPAQPLSTPVQATFEVLDFISYFYAGANVHPHLDIRILLTNIRTKSAFLPPLASSVQNLAHPPEVVLTDFQTLDGSQYNPVKQQLQRYATSCYSCCPTLTSVLLYPDYESGELPVEVSLPSTIRPSSPVARSPKQPVRGYHRGAVGGTFDRLHNAHKVLLSVSCILAQEQLVVGVADKDLLKSKLLPELLQSYAERVEHLSEFLVDIKPSLAFDIIPLLDPYGPAGSDPSLEFLVVSEETYRGGMAVNRFRLDNDLEELTLFQIQLMQDLSHRENEEDKISSSSARQRMLGNLLRPPYMRSELPAGLYVIGLTGISGSGKSSVAQRLKGLGAYVIDCDQLGHRAYAPGGPAYQSVVQAFGTDILHKDGIINRKVLGSRVFGNKKHLKKLTDIMWPVIAMLAREEMDLAVAEGKQVCVIEAAVLLEAGWQSMVHEVWTIVIPETEAVRRITERDGLSEAAAQSRLQSQMSGQQLVDQSHVVLSTLWEPHVTQLQVEKAWALLQKRINAIQPF from the exons ATGGCTTTATTCCGGTCGGGCCTCCTGGTGCTGACGACGCCGCTGGCCTCCCTGGCCCCTCGCCTGGCCCCTATCCTGACCTCTGCGGCCCGGCTCGTGAATGAGACACTCTATGTACACCTGCAGCCGGGCATGAgcctggagggcccagctcagcccctgtCCACCCCCGTGCAGGCCACATTTGAGGTTCTGGATTTCATCTCGTACTTCTATGCTGGCGCCAACGTGCACCCGCACCTGGACATCAGAATTCTGCTAACCAATATCCGAACCAAGAgcgcctttctccctcccctggccagctccGTTCAGAATCTGGCCCACCCGCCGGAGGTGGTGCTGACCGACTTCCAGACCCTGGATGGAAGCCAGTACAATCCGGTCAAGCAACAGTTGCAGCGTTATGCCACCAGCTGTTACAGTTGTTGTCCAACACTTACTTCAGTGCTGCTGTACCCTGATTATGAGTCTGGAGAACTGCCTGTGGAGGTCTCCTTACCCTCCACCATCAGGCCATCCTCCCCTGTGGCCAGATCTCCAAAGCAGCCGGTGCGTGGCTACCATcgtggggctgtgggtggcacGTTTGACCGCCTGCACAATGCCCACAAGGTGTTGCTCAGTGTCTCCTGCATCCTGGCCCAGGAGCAGCTTGTGGTGGGAGTAGCAGACAAAGACCTTTTGAAGA GCAAGTTGCTCCCTGAGCTGCTCCAATCCTACGCAGAACGTGTGGAGCATCTGAGTGAGTTCCTGGTGGACATCAAGCCCTCCTTGGCTTTTGATATCATCCCCCTGCTGGACCCCTATGGGCCTGCTGGCTCTGACCCCTCCCTGGAGTTCCTGGTGGTCAGCGAGGAGACCTATCGTGGGGGGATGGCCGTCAACCGCTTCCGCCTTGACAAT GACCTGGAGGAGCTTACCTTGTTCCAGATCCAGCTAATGCAAGACCTAAGCCACAGGGAGAATGAAGAGGACAAAATCAGCTCCTCCAGCGCCCGCCAGCGAATGCTGGGAAACCTGCTTCGGCCTCCATAT ATGAGGTCAGAGCTCCCTGCTGGTCTCTACGTGATTGGGCTGACAGGCATAAGTGGCTCTGGAAAGAGCTCAGTAGCTCAGCGGCTGAAGGGCCTGGGGGCGTATGTCATCGATTGTGACCAGCTGGGCCATCGGGCCTATGCCCCGGGTGGTCCTGCCTACCAGTCCGTGGTGCAAGCCTTTGGAACAG ATATTCTCCATAAAGATGGCATTATCAATAGGAAGGTCCTGGGCAGCCGGGTTTTTGGGAACAAG AAGCACCTGAAGAAGCTCACGGACATTATGTGGCCGGTTATCGCAATGCTGGCCCGAGAGGAGATGGATCTGGCTGTGGCTGAGG GAAAGCAGGTATGCGTGATTGAAGCTGCCGTGCTCCTTGAAGCCGGCTGGCAGAGCATGGTGCATGAGGTGTGGACCATTGTCATCCCTGAGACTGAG GCTGTACGACGAATTACGGAGAGGGATGGCCTGAGTGAGGCTGCAGCTCAAAGCCGGCTGCAGAGCCAGATGAGCGGACAGCAGCTTGTGGACCAGAGCCACGTGGTGCTAAGCACCTTATGGGAGCCGCATGTCACCCAGCTCCAG GTGGAGAAAGCCTGGGCCCTCCTGCAGAAGCGCATAAATGCCATCCAGCCATTCTGA
- the MLX gene encoding max-like protein X isoform X1: protein MTEPGVSLEDPWVKVEYACSDNSLDPGLFVESSRKGSVVSRANSIGSTSASSVPNTDDEDSDYHQESYKESYKDRRRRAHTQAEQKRRDAIKRGYDDLQTIVPTCQQQDFSIGSQKLSKAIVLQKTIDYIQFLHKEKKKQEEEVSTLRKDVMALKIMKVNYEQIVKAHQDNPHEGEDQVSDQVKFNVFQGIMDSLFQSFNASISMASFQELSACVFSWIEEHCKPQTLREIVIGVLHQLKNQLY from the exons ATGACGGAACCCGGCGTTTCTCTGGAGGACCCCTGGGTCAAG GTGGAGTATGCCTGCAGCGACAACAGCCTGGACCCCG GGCTTTTTGTAGAAAGCTCCCGCAAGGGGAGTGTAGTGTCCAGAGCTAATAGCATCGGTTCCACCAGTGCCTCTTCCGTCCCTAACACAG ATGACGAGGACAGTGATTACCACCAGGAGTCCTACAAGGAGTCCTACAAGGACCGGCGCCGGCGAGCACACACGCAAGCTGAACAGAAGAGGAGGGATGCCATCAAG AGAGGCTATGACGACCTTCAGACCATCGTCCCCACCTGCCAGCAGCAGGACTTCTCCATTGGCTCCCAAAAGCTCAGCAAAGCCATCGTTCTGCAGAAGA CTATTGACTACATCCAGTTTTTGCacaaggagaagaaaaagcaggaggaggaggtgtcCACACTACGCAAGGACGTCATGGCCCTAAAGATCATGAAAGT GAACTACGAGCAGATTGTGAAGGCACACCAGGACAACCCCCACGAGGGGGAGGATCAGGTTTCTGACCAGGTCAAGTTCAATGTGTTTCAAGGCATCATGGACTCGCTGTTCCAGTCTTTCAATGCTTCCATCTCCATGGCCAGCTTTCAGGAGCTGTCGGCCTGTGTCTTCAGCTGGATTGAGGAGCACTGTAAGCCTCAG ACCCTACGGGAGATCGTGATTGGTGTCCTGCACCAACTGAAGAACCAGCTTTACTGA
- the MLX gene encoding max-like protein X isoform X2, with amino-acid sequence MTEPGVSLEDPWVKVEYACSDNSLDPDDEDSDYHQESYKESYKDRRRRAHTQAEQKRRDAIKRGYDDLQTIVPTCQQQDFSIGSQKLSKAIVLQKTIDYIQFLHKEKKKQEEEVSTLRKDVMALKIMKVNYEQIVKAHQDNPHEGEDQVSDQVKFNVFQGIMDSLFQSFNASISMASFQELSACVFSWIEEHCKPQTLREIVIGVLHQLKNQLY; translated from the exons ATGACGGAACCCGGCGTTTCTCTGGAGGACCCCTGGGTCAAG GTGGAGTATGCCTGCAGCGACAACAGCCTGGACCCCG ATGACGAGGACAGTGATTACCACCAGGAGTCCTACAAGGAGTCCTACAAGGACCGGCGCCGGCGAGCACACACGCAAGCTGAACAGAAGAGGAGGGATGCCATCAAG AGAGGCTATGACGACCTTCAGACCATCGTCCCCACCTGCCAGCAGCAGGACTTCTCCATTGGCTCCCAAAAGCTCAGCAAAGCCATCGTTCTGCAGAAGA CTATTGACTACATCCAGTTTTTGCacaaggagaagaaaaagcaggaggaggaggtgtcCACACTACGCAAGGACGTCATGGCCCTAAAGATCATGAAAGT GAACTACGAGCAGATTGTGAAGGCACACCAGGACAACCCCCACGAGGGGGAGGATCAGGTTTCTGACCAGGTCAAGTTCAATGTGTTTCAAGGCATCATGGACTCGCTGTTCCAGTCTTTCAATGCTTCCATCTCCATGGCCAGCTTTCAGGAGCTGTCGGCCTGTGTCTTCAGCTGGATTGAGGAGCACTGTAAGCCTCAG ACCCTACGGGAGATCGTGATTGGTGTCCTGCACCAACTGAAGAACCAGCTTTACTGA